In the Ensifer adhaerens genome, one interval contains:
- a CDS encoding 4-hydroxythreonine-4-phosphate dehydrogenase PdxA — protein MTTNGAAGNGARPVIALAMGDPAGISPELTAKLLALTDIREAAHIIAIGDRRILDEGAKTAGVTLDLEPSSLEDLDKAGTSRHVFVDLAHLDPADVVRGEATLAGGTFATRNFRTALELAHAGKADAVCFTPFNKKAMRFAYPGYDDEIRFVADVLGFTGKVREFNVLEKVWNARVTSHIPLKEVADNLSVDGIIAELELTQACLREAGHEEARIAVAGLNPHAGDGGSFGMEEIDIIEPAVEKAKSLGFNVEGPFPADTVFGRALKEGYDAVLTMYHDQGQIAMKLMGFDKGVTMMGGLPFALCTPAHGTAYDIAGKGIADLGASREALLLAVRMAKKKAALKAAA, from the coding sequence ATGACGACCAACGGTGCTGCCGGTAACGGCGCGCGTCCTGTCATTGCGCTCGCCATGGGCGATCCGGCCGGCATCAGCCCGGAGCTCACGGCCAAGCTGTTGGCGCTTACCGATATCCGTGAAGCCGCGCACATCATCGCCATCGGCGATCGCCGGATCTTGGACGAGGGTGCGAAGACTGCTGGTGTGACGCTCGATCTCGAGCCGTCCAGCCTCGAAGATCTCGACAAGGCAGGCACGTCGCGCCACGTTTTCGTCGATCTCGCTCATCTCGATCCGGCCGACGTCGTTCGCGGCGAGGCGACGCTTGCGGGCGGCACCTTTGCGACCCGCAACTTCCGCACCGCGCTCGAGCTCGCGCATGCGGGCAAGGCCGACGCCGTCTGCTTCACGCCCTTCAACAAGAAAGCCATGCGGTTTGCCTATCCGGGCTATGACGACGAAATCCGCTTTGTTGCCGATGTTCTCGGCTTCACCGGCAAGGTTCGCGAGTTCAACGTCCTCGAAAAGGTCTGGAACGCCCGCGTCACGTCGCACATTCCGCTCAAGGAAGTCGCTGACAACCTCTCGGTCGACGGCATCATCGCCGAGCTTGAACTAACCCAGGCCTGCCTCAGGGAAGCCGGTCACGAAGAGGCAAGGATCGCGGTCGCCGGTCTCAACCCGCACGCCGGTGACGGCGGCAGCTTCGGCATGGAAGAAATCGATATCATCGAGCCGGCCGTCGAAAAGGCGAAGTCGCTTGGCTTCAACGTCGAAGGTCCGTTCCCGGCGGATACGGTTTTCGGGCGGGCTCTCAAGGAAGGCTACGATGCCGTCCTCACCATGTACCACGACCAGGGCCAGATCGCGATGAAGCTGATGGGCTTCGACAAGGGCGTGACCATGATGGGCGGCCTGCCCTTCGCGCTCTGCACGCCGGCCCACGGCACTGCCTACGACATCGCCGGCAAGGGCATTGCCGACCTCGGCGCGAGCCGCGAAGCGCTACTGCTTGCCGTGCGCATGGCGAAGAAAAAGGCGGCTCTCAAGGCTGCGGCCTGA
- a CDS encoding GntR family transcriptional regulator codes for MNEITSLERRPDGGPGPIRRTALHDTLVSHLRDMIIEGDLSPGTRLHEGQLGEQLGVSRTPLREAIKYLASEGLVELVPSRGAVVKRFSAKDVHDMLTVLQTLEELAGKLACDAASDAGIAEVRALHDEMVQRYKASDRLQYYKLNQQIHSAIVQLAANAALADMHAVLQTRLKRIRFIGHEGPEKWAAAVAEHEEMIVALEARDKAKLSEVLGRHLMNAWERVKASV; via the coding sequence ATGAACGAAATCACATCTCTGGAGAGGCGGCCGGACGGCGGTCCAGGCCCGATCAGGCGCACGGCGCTGCATGACACGCTGGTCAGCCACCTGCGCGACATGATCATCGAAGGCGACCTGTCGCCCGGTACCCGCCTGCATGAAGGCCAACTCGGCGAGCAGCTCGGCGTGTCCCGCACGCCACTGCGCGAAGCCATCAAGTATCTGGCGAGCGAGGGACTGGTGGAGCTCGTTCCGAGCCGCGGCGCCGTCGTCAAGCGCTTCAGCGCCAAGGACGTGCACGACATGCTGACAGTCCTGCAGACGCTGGAGGAGCTTGCCGGCAAGCTTGCCTGCGACGCGGCGAGCGATGCCGGCATTGCCGAAGTGCGCGCTCTCCACGACGAAATGGTGCAGCGCTACAAGGCGAGCGACCGCCTGCAGTATTACAAGCTCAACCAGCAGATCCATTCGGCCATCGTCCAGCTCGCAGCAAATGCTGCGCTGGCCGATATGCATGCCGTTCTGCAGACGCGGCTGAAGCGCATCCGCTTCATCGGTCACGAAGGACCGGAGAAATGGGCAGCGGCCGTTGCCGAGCACGAGGAGATGATCGTCGCGCTCGAAGCCCGCGACAAGGCAAAGCTATCCGAGGTTCTCGGGCGACACCTGATGAATGCCTGGGAGCGGGTCAAGGCTTCCGTCTGA
- a CDS encoding FecR domain-containing protein, with protein sequence MGRQRRRVLLATAAILCPSIVFAEPVQRTPPVAGSVIARKSGEEVRFVDVSNWRFVDLAQDLLSGDVLRTNATGALAVLFSDHTQIRLGRNTALRVKRMGTGGDTNLELQSGTIWARAERGGQGLTIDTPAATAAIRGTDWTLTVAGDTTSLTVLEGVVELSNELGSVTVAQGEGAVAAIGKAPSKVVVVTPKDREQMLFHLSLRDAFALMPPTPLKVRDMRNQRERIEARPETSRSAEDWLTLAEIQLQFDGRAQATAALEQARHLGLSRSQAARAYLVEALIAGSENRYTDAAQLFAKAAPGLDANRRSVAAYGGYFARALANPDRVEEPPSQAAGAYGAFAAAWTAGFRTDIRAAIDTIKKAEKQYPDDPFLPAARAQFAMLLDDRDEMRDGIEKALANDPDDPTALESRAKYRLLIENDRRGALADLERAVEITPGDASIWNWIGLAKSDRGDNRGAERAFRKAVELDPADPLYHANLSILYLDENRMKEAKAEIDAALAADPSFDITLVARGRYHMQTGELEKALNDLLAGSTANPAYSNAQLLLAGAYYEKGDRIPAAQALDNADRLDPNDPVIMQMRTAIAIDEYDSDAAIRYAQELMRRTRARGGESAPLGANQDAGSTLNDAFRLQGLNAWGQYYGDAVFDPFTGSSYVDQAIRGSVNPLFNDYDFDGSPVVNTANPQSFSAFFQGLLIEPHMLASRERTANIVQRPFFEAALGGGIIADNDHTGWIGEAELRGLTFSPFPISVYGNLHWEEPRDTIDLGQGLAIERETRLLGGNGYLTASPTPDDRIIAYANYGKFDDDKSVLDYPATGFDNFLDDKADRLLSGVAWSHTFGYRNIANAAFFFSDQDVVENEKVSGSRLSFPDLATIRSEDRQKTYIAAVNHLYGDGDFTWRYGIEGGVVRSDSSFDIFDPLAIRIGSNNIPFIGSGSSSATQTVAKAYVDTIYEITPDLKTEGALFARYIEDVNDGDVRLEPKLGIAWAPAEGHWLRAAAMRDGLNFDVATLAPIGIVALQPNQLRFGAEGYADTLALRWDAEWNNWLFTALDYQHQEVHELSLNVPLSPVNLDYEKVGLDRFAATANFAIGHGFGLSLTAAHTEADVKEHTVNQLDELLFVPENTGQVALTWVNTANVKATIAANYIGSRPAGGVTLEDFWTLDASLQWEPFDKQIEVDLAAFNLLDEDFELRDGIPGWGPTFKGTVKVRF encoded by the coding sequence ATGGGGCGGCAAAGACGTCGGGTACTGCTCGCTACGGCAGCGATACTCTGTCCAAGCATAGTATTCGCTGAACCGGTCCAGCGAACGCCGCCCGTTGCCGGATCGGTGATCGCCCGCAAGTCCGGCGAAGAAGTTCGTTTCGTCGACGTCTCCAACTGGCGCTTCGTCGACCTCGCCCAGGATTTGCTGTCCGGAGACGTGCTGCGCACCAACGCAACCGGCGCACTTGCCGTTCTCTTTTCCGACCACACGCAGATCCGGCTCGGCCGCAATACCGCATTGCGCGTCAAGCGTATGGGCACGGGCGGTGATACCAATCTCGAACTGCAATCGGGTACGATCTGGGCCCGTGCCGAACGTGGCGGCCAGGGCCTCACCATCGACACGCCGGCGGCAACGGCCGCCATTCGCGGCACCGACTGGACACTGACGGTTGCTGGCGACACCACCTCGCTGACCGTGCTTGAAGGCGTGGTCGAACTCAGCAACGAGCTTGGCAGCGTCACCGTCGCTCAAGGCGAAGGCGCAGTCGCGGCGATCGGCAAGGCGCCGTCCAAGGTGGTGGTCGTGACGCCGAAGGACCGCGAACAGATGCTCTTCCATCTGTCGCTGCGCGATGCGTTCGCCTTGATGCCGCCGACGCCGCTGAAGGTGCGTGACATGCGCAACCAGCGCGAACGGATCGAAGCCAGGCCGGAGACGTCCCGTTCGGCGGAAGATTGGCTGACGCTCGCCGAAATCCAACTGCAGTTCGACGGACGGGCGCAGGCCACGGCCGCGCTTGAGCAGGCTCGGCATCTGGGCCTTAGCCGATCTCAAGCCGCGCGCGCCTATCTCGTCGAAGCGCTGATTGCCGGCTCAGAGAACCGCTACACCGATGCGGCACAGCTCTTTGCCAAGGCCGCTCCGGGGCTCGACGCCAATCGCCGCTCTGTCGCTGCCTATGGCGGCTATTTTGCACGCGCGCTGGCAAATCCGGATCGCGTCGAGGAGCCCCCGTCTCAGGCGGCGGGAGCCTACGGCGCCTTTGCCGCGGCCTGGACCGCGGGCTTCCGCACCGATATCCGTGCGGCAATCGACACGATCAAGAAAGCGGAAAAGCAGTACCCCGACGATCCGTTCCTTCCAGCGGCTCGCGCGCAATTCGCCATGCTGCTCGACGATCGCGACGAAATGCGCGATGGCATCGAAAAGGCGCTTGCGAACGATCCCGACGATCCAACCGCACTCGAATCCCGCGCCAAATATCGTTTGCTCATTGAAAATGATCGGCGCGGCGCGCTGGCGGACCTTGAGCGCGCCGTAGAAATCACACCCGGCGACGCGTCCATCTGGAACTGGATAGGCTTGGCGAAGAGCGATCGGGGCGACAATCGCGGCGCCGAAAGAGCGTTCCGCAAAGCGGTCGAACTCGACCCGGCAGACCCGCTCTACCACGCCAATCTCTCGATCCTCTATCTCGACGAAAACCGGATGAAGGAAGCGAAGGCTGAGATCGACGCGGCCCTGGCCGCCGACCCTTCCTTTGACATCACCCTGGTCGCGCGCGGGCGCTACCACATGCAGACCGGCGAACTGGAGAAGGCCCTGAACGACCTGCTTGCCGGCTCGACCGCCAATCCTGCCTATTCCAATGCCCAATTGCTGCTGGCAGGTGCCTACTACGAAAAGGGCGACCGCATCCCCGCCGCGCAAGCGCTCGACAATGCCGATCGCCTCGATCCGAACGATCCGGTCATCATGCAGATGCGCACCGCCATCGCGATCGACGAATACGATTCCGATGCGGCGATCCGCTATGCCCAGGAGCTCATGCGCCGGACTCGGGCGCGCGGCGGCGAAAGTGCGCCGCTTGGAGCCAACCAAGATGCCGGCTCGACGCTCAACGATGCCTTCCGGCTGCAGGGGTTGAACGCGTGGGGGCAATATTACGGCGACGCCGTCTTCGACCCGTTCACGGGATCGAGCTATGTCGACCAGGCGATCCGCGGCAGCGTCAATCCGCTGTTCAACGACTATGACTTCGATGGTAGCCCGGTCGTCAACACTGCCAACCCGCAGAGCTTCTCCGCGTTTTTCCAGGGCCTGCTGATCGAACCGCACATGCTGGCGAGCCGCGAGCGCACGGCCAACATTGTCCAGCGGCCGTTCTTCGAAGCCGCGCTTGGCGGCGGCATCATCGCCGACAACGATCACACCGGCTGGATCGGCGAAGCGGAACTGCGTGGGCTGACCTTTTCGCCCTTCCCGATCAGCGTCTATGGCAATCTCCACTGGGAGGAGCCGCGCGACACCATCGACCTCGGTCAGGGCCTGGCGATCGAGCGCGAGACACGCCTGCTCGGCGGCAACGGCTATCTGACCGCCTCGCCGACGCCAGACGACCGGATCATCGCCTATGCCAATTATGGCAAGTTCGATGACGACAAGAGCGTCCTCGACTATCCGGCCACCGGCTTCGACAACTTCCTTGACGACAAGGCCGACCGACTTTTGTCAGGTGTGGCCTGGAGCCACACTTTCGGCTATCGCAACATCGCCAATGCAGCCTTTTTCTTTTCCGATCAGGACGTCGTGGAAAACGAGAAGGTCAGCGGCTCACGCCTAAGCTTCCCCGACCTCGCCACCATTCGCAGCGAGGACAGGCAGAAAACCTATATTGCCGCCGTCAACCACCTTTACGGAGACGGCGACTTCACCTGGCGCTACGGGATCGAAGGCGGCGTCGTTCGCTCCGACAGTTCGTTCGATATCTTCGATCCGCTGGCGATAAGGATCGGAAGCAACAACATCCCCTTCATCGGATCCGGCTCGTCCTCGGCGACACAGACCGTTGCCAAGGCCTATGTCGACACGATCTACGAAATCACACCGGACCTGAAGACGGAAGGCGCACTGTTTGCCCGCTACATCGAGGATGTCAACGACGGCGATGTCCGCCTTGAGCCAAAGCTCGGCATTGCATGGGCGCCGGCGGAAGGGCATTGGCTGCGCGCCGCCGCCATGCGCGACGGCCTGAATTTCGACGTCGCCACCCTCGCCCCGATCGGCATTGTTGCCCTGCAGCCCAACCAGCTTCGCTTCGGCGCGGAAGGCTACGCCGACACCCTGGCACTCCGCTGGGACGCGGAGTGGAACAACTGGCTCTTTACTGCACTCGACTATCAGCACCAGGAAGTGCACGAACTGTCGCTCAATGTCCCACTGTCCCCGGTCAATCTGGACTATGAAAAGGTCGGGCTAGACCGGTTCGCCGCGACGGCGAACTTTGCGATCGGTCACGGCTTCGGCCTTTCCCTGACGGCCGCCCATACGGAAGCCGACGTCAAGGAGCACACCGTCAACCAGTTGGACGAACTTCTCTTCGTACCAGAAAACACCGGCCAAGTGGCGCTGACCTGGGTCAACACCGCCAACGTCAAGGCGACGATCGCCGCCAACTATATCGGCTCGCGGCCGGCTGGCGGGGTAACGCTCGAAGATTTCTGGACGCTCGACGCATCGCTGCAATGGGAACCCTTCGACAAACAGATCGAAGTCGACCTTGCGGCCTTCAATCTGCTTGACGAGGACTTCGAGCTTAGAGACGGCATTCCCGGTTGGGGGCCGACGTTCAAGGGCACGGTCAAGGTGCGGTTCTGA
- a CDS encoding CHASE2 domain-containing protein has product MDRRRLALRRLKLLGLAAFVSIALSLATLSNAWLLNELRSFDYLSTVGTPSLPENSPIVVAIDEPSMAEIGQQWPWPRALHARLIEALRKAGARAIGVDVIFAEPSADPVNDDALEGALGNDVVLAGDQTLVEAPQADQFVRTEPLARFTAKGASTGIASVNLGGDGTLRSVPDYPDGFAAVLAEIAGMRTQPPPADALIQVFGPARTYPTVSYYQALDPANFLPEGTFRDRVVLVGLSLQNAPSIADGGADAFATSDTVHSNKLVSGVEMQATIYDNLAHDLFIQRAPRPVVIAAITFAAILAAFAVLRTTGWRTLGYTIVALSLIVLASYVAMRLGHVFLSPLGPGLAFGTVAAGQAGLDYADERRRRREITRAFQQYLSPALVERLAKDPSHLKLGGERRTLSILFCDIRGFTTIAEEMKDDPERLTTLVNRLLTPLSDAVLKQGGTIDKYIGDCLMAFWNAPLDDPDHAVHAVRAALDMLAALARVNEELETEAKRERRPAQTLRIGIGINTGECVVGNMGSHQRFDYSALGDAVNLASRLEGASKDYGISLLLGEETARLVEKNFPIAELDRITVKGRSTVSPVFTVAVGAKKEALDRHRSFVQAKYDGALQMQDGVFDQLKNALPPLARYYERERGRLDAPKQEPR; this is encoded by the coding sequence TTGGATAGGCGTCGCCTGGCGCTGCGGCGGCTGAAGCTGCTGGGGCTCGCCGCCTTCGTCAGCATCGCGCTTTCGCTTGCGACCTTGTCCAATGCCTGGCTGCTCAACGAATTGCGCAGCTTCGATTATCTGTCGACCGTCGGCACACCGTCGCTCCCAGAAAACAGCCCCATCGTCGTTGCCATCGACGAGCCATCCATGGCCGAGATCGGCCAGCAATGGCCGTGGCCACGTGCGCTGCACGCCCGCCTCATCGAAGCACTGCGCAAGGCTGGCGCCCGCGCGATTGGCGTCGACGTCATTTTCGCCGAGCCTTCGGCCGATCCGGTCAACGATGACGCGCTGGAGGGCGCGCTTGGTAACGACGTCGTTCTCGCCGGTGACCAGACGCTTGTGGAAGCGCCGCAGGCCGACCAGTTCGTGCGCACCGAGCCGCTAGCCCGCTTCACCGCCAAGGGTGCCAGCACCGGGATCGCGTCAGTCAATCTTGGTGGCGACGGCACGCTGCGCTCCGTCCCGGACTACCCCGACGGCTTTGCCGCTGTTCTCGCCGAGATCGCGGGCATGCGAACGCAACCTCCGCCGGCGGATGCCCTTATTCAGGTCTTCGGACCGGCGCGGACCTATCCCACCGTCTCCTATTACCAGGCGCTCGATCCCGCCAACTTCCTGCCGGAGGGCACTTTCCGCGATCGGGTCGTGCTTGTCGGGCTCAGCCTGCAGAATGCACCGTCGATCGCCGATGGTGGCGCGGACGCCTTCGCGACCTCCGATACCGTGCACTCGAACAAGCTCGTCTCCGGCGTCGAGATGCAGGCGACGATCTACGACAACCTGGCGCACGACCTTTTCATTCAGCGAGCTCCGCGGCCCGTCGTGATTGCGGCGATCACGTTTGCCGCCATCCTGGCCGCCTTCGCGGTGCTGAGGACAACGGGATGGCGCACGCTCGGATACACCATCGTCGCGCTGAGCCTCATCGTTCTTGCGAGTTATGTAGCCATGCGCCTCGGCCATGTTTTCCTCTCGCCGCTCGGCCCGGGGCTGGCCTTCGGTACGGTGGCTGCCGGGCAGGCGGGCCTGGACTACGCCGACGAGCGCCGACGCCGCCGCGAAATCACCCGCGCGTTCCAGCAGTATCTGTCCCCCGCCCTTGTCGAACGGCTCGCAAAAGACCCGTCGCACCTGAAACTCGGCGGCGAACGGCGGACGCTGTCGATCCTCTTTTGCGATATCCGCGGCTTCACCACCATCGCCGAGGAAATGAAAGACGACCCGGAGCGGTTGACGACGCTCGTCAACCGCCTGCTGACGCCGCTGTCGGATGCGGTGCTGAAACAGGGCGGCACCATCGACAAATACATCGGCGACTGCCTGATGGCCTTCTGGAACGCGCCGCTTGACGACCCCGACCATGCGGTCCACGCCGTGCGTGCGGCGCTCGACATGCTTGCGGCACTGGCGCGGGTCAACGAAGAACTGGAGACCGAGGCGAAGCGGGAGCGCCGGCCCGCACAAACGCTGCGGATCGGCATTGGCATTAACACCGGTGAATGCGTCGTCGGCAACATGGGCTCACATCAGCGCTTCGACTATTCCGCCCTCGGCGATGCCGTCAATCTCGCCTCGCGTCTCGAAGGTGCGTCCAAGGATTACGGCATCTCCCTGCTTCTTGGCGAAGAGACCGCGCGTCTCGTTGAAAAAAACTTCCCGATTGCGGAACTCGACCGCATCACCGTCAAGGGGCGCAGCACCGTGTCCCCCGTCTTCACAGTCGCCGTCGGCGCCAAGAAGGAAGCGCTCGATCGCCACCGGTCCTTCGTGCAAGCCAAATATGACGGCGCGCTGCAGATGCAGGACGGAGTTTTCGACCAGCTGAAAAATGCCCTGCCACCGCTCGCACGCTACTACGAGCGTGAGCGCGGCCGTCTCGATGCCCCTAAACAAGAACCGAGGTGA
- a CDS encoding ABC transporter ATP-binding protein has protein sequence MPATPLEVENLSAGYGPTRVLEGVSFAVPAGARLAVLGRNGMGKTTLLATLAGQTRRYDGRIRMGSTDVTALPSASRAMQGLGFVPQARCVFPTLTVEENLFVGLKSRPKSAIQEAYDMFPRLYERRRNLGSQLSGGEQQMLSTARSILGRPSILLLDEPLEGLAPVICEELMKAFAELAKTGDMTILLVEQRIQSALDFADQVIVLERGRIAWSGRPEALAGDHDAVERLLGVGGLH, from the coding sequence ATGCCAGCCACGCCGCTTGAGGTGGAAAACCTGTCCGCAGGCTACGGCCCGACGCGGGTGCTCGAAGGCGTCTCATTCGCCGTTCCGGCTGGCGCCCGCCTTGCCGTGCTCGGCCGCAACGGCATGGGCAAGACGACGCTGCTTGCGACGCTCGCCGGCCAGACGCGGCGGTATGACGGACGCATCCGCATGGGCAGCACGGATGTGACGGCGTTGCCGAGCGCCTCACGCGCCATGCAAGGCCTCGGTTTCGTGCCGCAGGCGCGGTGCGTCTTCCCGACGCTGACCGTCGAGGAGAATCTGTTCGTCGGCCTCAAGAGCCGTCCGAAAAGTGCGATCCAAGAAGCCTACGATATGTTCCCGCGGCTGTACGAGCGGCGGCGCAATCTCGGCAGCCAGCTCTCCGGCGGCGAGCAGCAGATGCTGTCGACGGCGCGCTCGATCCTTGGCCGCCCATCCATCCTGCTTCTCGACGAGCCGCTGGAGGGCCTGGCGCCTGTCATCTGCGAGGAACTGATGAAGGCCTTCGCCGAACTGGCCAAGACCGGGGACATGACCATCCTGCTGGTGGAGCAACGCATCCAGAGCGCACTCGACTTTGCCGATCAGGTGATCGTGCTCGAGCGTGGGCGCATCGCCTGGAGCGGAAGGCCGGAGGCACTTGCTGGCGATCATGATGCAGTCGAACGGCTGCTGGGGGTCGGTGGCCTGCACTGA
- a CDS encoding ABC transporter ATP-binding protein codes for MQPIFEVHNLKRAFGGLAVTNDVSLSIAPGDRVALIGPNGAGKTTFVNLVTGNLKPDSGEVRIGGEVVTGIDAIGRVRRGLVRSFQVTRLFADMTPAEHVALAVLQRSGRSGRLFGNFLGMPDVMDEVQELLGKLGLKALMHRKVSEIAYGQQRLLEIAVALALKPRVLLLDEPAAGVPQSDTGRIEQALADLPADLAVLMIEHDMDLVFRFAKRVVVLAAGAIIFDGSPSDVTKDPRVREAYLGSYANASHAA; via the coding sequence ATGCAGCCGATCTTCGAAGTCCACAATCTGAAGCGCGCCTTCGGCGGGCTCGCGGTCACCAATGACGTCAGCCTCAGCATCGCGCCTGGTGACCGGGTCGCGCTGATCGGGCCGAATGGCGCTGGCAAGACGACCTTCGTCAATCTCGTGACCGGCAATCTCAAGCCGGATTCCGGCGAGGTCCGTATCGGTGGCGAGGTGGTGACCGGTATCGACGCCATCGGCCGGGTGCGAAGGGGGCTCGTCCGCTCGTTCCAGGTGACGCGGCTCTTTGCCGATATGACGCCGGCCGAGCACGTTGCTCTTGCCGTGTTGCAGCGGAGCGGCCGCTCCGGCCGGCTCTTCGGCAATTTTCTCGGCATGCCCGACGTCATGGACGAGGTCCAGGAGCTTCTCGGCAAGCTCGGTCTCAAGGCGTTGATGCACCGCAAGGTGAGCGAGATTGCCTATGGCCAGCAACGCCTGCTGGAGATCGCCGTCGCGCTGGCGCTGAAACCGAGGGTGCTGCTGCTCGACGAGCCTGCCGCCGGCGTGCCGCAGAGCGACACCGGTCGCATCGAGCAGGCGCTCGCCGACCTGCCGGCAGATCTCGCCGTCTTGATGATCGAGCATGACATGGATCTCGTTTTCCGCTTTGCCAAGCGCGTGGTGGTGTTGGCTGCGGGCGCGATCATCTTCGACGGTTCGCCGTCTGATGTGACGAAGGATCCGCGCGTGCGGGAAGCCTATCTGGGGAGCTATGCCAATGCCAGCCACGCCGCTTGA
- a CDS encoding branched-chain amino acid ABC transporter permease, translating into MTMTTTNDMIAASPVRRRFGGGDLIGLAVILLVALIGYFLFPNNLALLTRIIAAALLVLSLDLVTGYCGVATLGHAALFGAGAYAAGIASAHYGINDPLAMLAFGILAGAVAGLVCGVVILRAHGLPQLVLSIALIHLFHELANKASSWTGGSDGLSGIAPTALLGLYEFDLWGRTAYVFGVALLAIVFVALRLIVRSPFGMLCRGIKEDPVRIRSMGASPKIALTKMYVISGAVAGVGGALNAISTQVVGLDSLSFTMSAESLVMLVLGGTGSLFGALTGTVVFMFFEDVVSAANPFHWLTMVGALLIAVVLFAPKGIYGTAAAFFARRKEAQ; encoded by the coding sequence ATGACCATGACGACGACGAACGACATGATTGCTGCATCGCCCGTGCGCCGGCGGTTCGGCGGTGGAGACCTCATAGGATTGGCCGTAATCTTGCTGGTCGCGTTGATCGGCTATTTCCTCTTTCCCAACAATCTGGCGCTTCTGACGCGGATCATCGCAGCCGCTCTCCTGGTGTTGTCGCTCGATCTCGTCACCGGCTATTGCGGTGTCGCGACGCTTGGCCATGCCGCGCTCTTCGGCGCCGGCGCTTATGCAGCGGGCATCGCCTCGGCGCATTACGGCATCAACGATCCGCTGGCGATGCTCGCCTTCGGTATCTTGGCCGGCGCGGTGGCCGGGCTCGTCTGCGGTGTCGTCATCCTGCGCGCCCACGGCCTGCCGCAACTGGTGCTGTCGATCGCGCTCATCCATCTCTTCCACGAACTCGCCAACAAGGCCTCCTCCTGGACCGGTGGCAGCGACGGCCTTTCCGGGATCGCGCCGACGGCACTTCTCGGCCTCTACGAGTTCGATCTCTGGGGCCGCACGGCCTATGTCTTCGGCGTGGCGCTGCTTGCCATCGTCTTCGTCGCGCTGCGCCTGATCGTGCGCTCGCCCTTCGGCATGCTGTGCCGGGGCATCAAGGAGGATCCCGTCCGTATTCGCTCCATGGGTGCGTCGCCGAAAATCGCGCTGACGAAAATGTACGTCATATCCGGAGCCGTTGCCGGCGTCGGCGGCGCGCTGAACGCGATCTCCACCCAGGTCGTCGGCCTCGACAGCCTCTCCTTCACCATGTCGGCCGAAAGCCTGGTCATGCTGGTGCTCGGCGGTACGGGCTCGCTCTTCGGTGCGCTCACGGGCACTGTCGTTTTCATGTTCTTCGAGGACGTGGTCTCGGCGGCCAATCCCTTCCACTGGTTGACGATGGTCGGCGCGCTGTTGATCGCCGTCGTGCTCTTTGCGCCGAAGGGCATCTATGGCACCGCGGCTGCGTTCTTTGCCCGCCGCAAGGAGGCACAGTGA
- a CDS encoding branched-chain amino acid ABC transporter permease, which translates to MQTVLSIAIDALAYGMVLFVISIGLSVTMGLMRVVNLAHGAFAMIGGYIASYAARDLGLAYGFAVLLAIFGTIIIAVPIERLLYRRIYGAPELTQVLMTIGITFCIIGIANYVFGPTLKTVPLPSELQGSVDLGFRAIATHRIFAIVCGLAVAAGLWYAIEKTAFGVKLRASVDNAAMAAALGVRTEIVYAVSFAVAVGLAAFGGVVGAELLPVEPYYALRYMVTFLVVVSVGGAGSIPGALVACLLLGAIDTTGRYLMPEFGEFFFYLAVIAIICVFPRGLAGRAKG; encoded by the coding sequence ATGCAAACCGTCCTCAGCATCGCGATCGACGCCCTTGCCTATGGCATGGTGCTCTTCGTCATCTCCATCGGTCTTTCGGTCACCATGGGCCTGATGCGCGTGGTCAATCTCGCGCATGGCGCCTTCGCCATGATCGGCGGCTACATCGCCTCCTATGCGGCGCGCGATCTCGGTCTTGCCTATGGCTTTGCCGTGCTGCTTGCGATCTTCGGCACCATCATCATCGCCGTACCGATCGAGCGGCTGCTCTATCGGCGGATCTACGGCGCACCGGAACTGACCCAGGTGCTGATGACCATTGGTATTACGTTCTGCATCATCGGCATTGCCAACTATGTCTTCGGCCCGACGCTGAAGACCGTGCCGCTGCCAAGCGAATTGCAGGGATCCGTCGACCTTGGCTTCCGGGCGATCGCCACGCACCGCATCTTCGCGATCGTCTGCGGCCTCGCGGTCGCTGCTGGCCTCTGGTACGCGATCGAAAAGACCGCCTTCGGCGTCAAGCTGCGGGCCTCGGTCGACAACGCGGCGATGGCGGCCGCCCTCGGTGTCCGCACGGAAATCGTCTATGCGGTGAGCTTTGCGGTTGCCGTCGGGCTCGCCGCTTTCGGCGGCGTCGTGGGCGCGGAGCTTCTGCCGGTCGAACCCTATTACGCGTTGCGCTACATGGTGACGTTCCTGGTCGTCGTCTCCGTCGGCGGCGCCGGCTCTATCCCGGGCGCGCTCGTTGCCTGCCTGCTGCTCGGCGCGATCGATACGACCGGCCGTTATCTCATGCCGGAATTCGGCGAGTTCTTCTTCTATCTGGCCGTGATCGCGATCATCTGCGTGTTCCCGCGCGGGCTCGCCGGGAGGGCCAAGGGATGA